The Blastopirellula marina genome has a window encoding:
- a CDS encoding site-2 protease family protein — protein MDHLLFAASEGPSLLQYLGGIWAFMQGIIGLGIVIFVHELGHFLVAKACGVRCDKFYVGFDVPITLGPWTISALWKKKWGETEYGIGTIPLGGYVKMLGQDDNPNNAEDESASTMIETVDDQGNKQEVVNPRSYTAKSVPQRMAIISAGVVFNLIFGVIFAAIAYTMGVPYIPAQVSWLQPGSPAWEVGLNPGDEIVGLNSEGKVRKDLRFDKDMTLRIIMNGDDKAMPFVVKRADGQQEVIDIVPKNTYKDAQRPTIGVAPMYTTKMVVAPKLMNMVFGSDVADKLKPGDNLTGINGQPIANFLDYQKYVANHPYDALKLKLERKIDKESDTTEEVEVEIPTVPYRETGLIMEISPILAIRSGSPAEKAGLKVGDKLVSLNGEALGDGYTLPSRETKWAGQTIEVVIERDGKQETKSIETVVPEGFSSEYMPGYEIGLQTLGLTFDLTTTIAEVLPESSAAKAGLAAGDEILIVGFQGTTDAAKEVNDEMKIGAKDVKVKTDEIAWQAVQWTLQVAHPDTEMVLTVKKKDSGTPENVSVSSAPSKTDMLQSRYLRFDVEEKIQYASGLGDALYLGVREVGEGMNQVIVVLRKIFSGEMQISGLGGPGTILYVATAESSRGVSRLLIFLTLISANLAVVNFLPIPVLDGGHMMFLLYEGIRGKAMNEKWMIRLTYLGLAMVLTLMVTVIFLDINRFFPWG, from the coding sequence GTGGATCACTTGCTGTTTGCGGCAAGCGAAGGACCAAGCCTGCTCCAATACTTAGGCGGCATTTGGGCCTTCATGCAGGGCATCATCGGCTTGGGCATCGTTATTTTCGTGCACGAACTGGGGCACTTCCTGGTGGCCAAAGCTTGTGGCGTGCGCTGCGATAAGTTTTACGTTGGTTTCGACGTGCCGATTACCCTCGGCCCCTGGACAATCTCGGCCCTCTGGAAAAAGAAGTGGGGCGAGACCGAATACGGTATCGGTACGATCCCGCTGGGTGGCTACGTGAAGATGCTAGGGCAGGACGATAACCCCAACAACGCCGAAGACGAATCGGCCTCGACCATGATTGAAACGGTCGATGATCAAGGCAACAAGCAGGAAGTCGTGAACCCCCGTAGCTACACCGCCAAGAGCGTGCCGCAGCGAATGGCCATCATTTCCGCTGGCGTGGTTTTCAATCTGATTTTCGGTGTGATCTTCGCTGCAATCGCCTACACCATGGGCGTTCCTTACATTCCAGCTCAGGTCAGCTGGCTTCAGCCGGGCTCGCCGGCGTGGGAAGTCGGGCTCAACCCGGGCGATGAGATCGTCGGCCTGAACTCGGAAGGCAAGGTTCGTAAGGATCTGCGTTTCGACAAAGACATGACCCTGCGGATCATCATGAATGGCGACGACAAGGCGATGCCATTCGTGGTGAAGCGTGCCGATGGCCAGCAGGAAGTCATCGATATTGTTCCCAAGAACACCTACAAAGATGCCCAGCGTCCGACCATCGGTGTCGCTCCGATGTACACAACCAAGATGGTCGTCGCTCCCAAGCTCATGAACATGGTCTTTGGTAGCGATGTCGCCGACAAACTGAAGCCTGGCGATAATCTGACTGGCATCAACGGCCAGCCGATCGCCAACTTCCTCGACTACCAGAAGTACGTCGCCAATCACCCATACGACGCGCTCAAGCTTAAGCTCGAGCGAAAGATCGACAAGGAGAGCGACACGACCGAAGAAGTCGAAGTCGAAATCCCAACGGTGCCTTATCGCGAGACAGGTCTGATCATGGAGATCAGCCCAATCCTGGCGATCCGCTCTGGCTCACCCGCCGAAAAGGCCGGACTGAAGGTTGGTGACAAGCTCGTCTCGCTCAACGGCGAAGCTCTCGGCGATGGCTACACGCTGCCCAGCCGCGAAACGAAGTGGGCTGGTCAAACGATCGAAGTCGTGATCGAACGTGACGGCAAACAGGAAACCAAGTCGATCGAAACGGTTGTTCCGGAAGGGTTCTCTTCGGAATACATGCCAGGCTATGAAATCGGCCTGCAGACACTAGGACTGACCTTCGACCTGACGACGACCATCGCCGAGGTTCTGCCGGAAAGCTCGGCAGCCAAAGCTGGTCTTGCCGCTGGCGACGAGATCCTGATCGTCGGCTTCCAAGGCACTACCGATGCGGCCAAGGAAGTGAATGACGAGATGAAGATCGGTGCGAAGGACGTCAAAGTGAAGACGGACGAGATCGCCTGGCAGGCCGTTCAATGGACCCTGCAAGTCGCTCATCCCGACACCGAGATGGTGCTCACCGTGAAGAAGAAAGACTCCGGAACGCCGGAAAATGTCTCGGTTTCCAGCGCCCCGTCCAAGACCGACATGTTGCAGAGCCGTTATCTCCGCTTCGATGTGGAAGAGAAGATCCAGTACGCATCCGGCCTGGGCGATGCCCTGTACCTGGGTGTCCGCGAAGTGGGCGAAGGGATGAATCAGGTCATTGTCGTTCTGCGGAAGATCTTCTCGGGCGAGATGCAGATCAGCGGTCTGGGTGGCCCAGGCACGATCCTGTACGTGGCCACTGCGGAATCGTCGCGAGGCGTTTCCCGCTTGTTGATCTTCTTGACGCTCATCAGTGCCAACCTGGCAGTGGTGAACTTCTTACCTATTCCGGTTCTCGACGGCGGGCACATGATGTTCCTCCTGTACGAAGGGATCCGCGGCAAAGCGATGAACGAAAAGTGGATGATCCGCCTGACCTACCTGGGGCTGGCCATGGTGCTGACCCTGATGGTGACGGTCATCTTCCTCGACATCAATCGCTTCTTCCCTTGGGGTTAG
- a CDS encoding HAD-IA family hydrolase: MDAVGTVIRPLPSVAHAYQAAGQLHGIDLDLQTIRQRFYQAISKYSVHAFQTSHGSDDPLRTSESSEIARWQAIVNFVLSPTTDQQNDLFKHLWKHFGQAEHWCLFEDVSPALSRLADAGIPLGLASNFDQRLRPIAEQHLADFDLTLFISSEIGWVKPASQFYEHVTRELDCQPNEILLIGDDWENDVQAPQIFGWQALYLTRSSKPGDGDIPNSYPSLDAAVDAVLAR; the protein is encoded by the coding sequence TTGGACGCGGTCGGCACGGTCATCCGGCCGCTGCCATCGGTCGCCCATGCTTACCAGGCGGCAGGACAATTGCACGGGATTGATCTCGATCTACAGACCATTCGCCAGCGGTTTTATCAGGCCATCTCGAAATACAGCGTTCACGCTTTTCAAACGAGTCACGGTTCTGACGATCCGCTACGAACGAGCGAGTCATCGGAAATTGCCCGGTGGCAGGCAATCGTTAACTTCGTTCTTTCGCCGACTACTGACCAGCAGAACGATCTCTTTAAGCATCTGTGGAAACACTTCGGCCAGGCGGAGCACTGGTGCCTGTTCGAAGACGTCTCCCCTGCCCTGTCTCGGCTGGCCGACGCCGGCATTCCACTGGGGCTAGCATCGAACTTCGATCAGCGGCTCCGACCGATTGCCGAGCAGCACCTGGCAGACTTCGATCTGACACTCTTCATCTCTTCGGAAATCGGCTGGGTAAAACCAGCTTCGCAGTTCTACGAGCACGTTACGCGTGAACTCGACTGCCAGCCCAATGAGATTTTGCTGATTGGTGACGACTGGGAAAATGACGTGCAAGCACCGCAAATTTTCGGCTGGCAGGCCCTCTATTTAACCCGTTCCAGCAAACCTGGTGATGGTGATATCCCCAATAGCTATCCAAGCTTAGATGCTGCCGTCGACGCGGTGCTCGCGCGATAG
- the lpxD gene encoding UDP-3-O-(3-hydroxymyristoyl)glucosamine N-acyltransferase, with protein MGTTLAQLAELVDGKVFGDPNRVITGANIIRDAVAGEITLMDKPDQVAMLMEDCQASAVLVRQQSDKLNIDCIVVANVHEAFGKTIRFFQPWEQQADVGIHRSAVVSLAAVVDPTATIGAGAVISDGVTIGKNSIIHSGVTIQAGCRIGDNVIIFPGVVLYDRTEIGDRCIVHANAVLGAYGFGYDSSSGKHILSAQLGNVVLESDVEIGAGTTIDRGTYGATLIGEGTKIDNSVQIGHNCRIGKHNLLCSQVGIAGSSSTGDYVVMAGQVGVRDHVHIGTGAMVGAKAGVSTDIPAGQQSLGVPAGPAKVVLGEHMAIKKLPEMRKTIKQLAKRIEQLEKEAEVIVEPVIRKAS; from the coding sequence ATGGGCACCACGCTGGCACAACTGGCCGAACTTGTTGATGGCAAAGTCTTTGGCGATCCCAATCGTGTCATCACCGGGGCCAACATCATCCGCGACGCGGTTGCCGGCGAAATTACGCTGATGGATAAGCCCGACCAGGTTGCCATGCTCATGGAAGACTGCCAGGCATCCGCCGTGTTGGTTCGTCAACAATCCGACAAACTGAACATCGATTGCATCGTTGTCGCGAACGTCCACGAGGCATTCGGCAAAACGATTCGCTTCTTTCAGCCCTGGGAACAACAAGCCGACGTTGGTATCCACCGCTCGGCCGTCGTATCTCTGGCTGCGGTCGTCGATCCCACTGCAACCATCGGCGCTGGTGCCGTAATTAGCGACGGCGTCACGATCGGCAAGAACAGCATTATTCACAGCGGCGTTACCATTCAGGCCGGCTGCCGCATCGGCGACAACGTCATCATTTTCCCAGGCGTGGTCCTGTACGATCGAACCGAAATTGGCGATCGCTGTATCGTGCATGCCAACGCCGTGCTGGGCGCTTACGGCTTCGGTTACGACTCCTCAAGCGGCAAACACATCCTCTCGGCTCAGCTAGGCAACGTCGTCCTGGAATCGGACGTCGAAATCGGTGCCGGCACCACGATCGACCGCGGCACCTACGGAGCCACGCTGATTGGCGAAGGCACGAAGATCGACAACAGCGTTCAAATCGGACACAACTGTCGCATCGGCAAACATAACCTACTCTGCTCGCAAGTCGGCATCGCTGGCAGTTCGAGCACCGGTGATTACGTAGTCATGGCCGGTCAAGTCGGCGTTCGCGATCATGTCCACATCGGTACCGGCGCAATGGTAGGGGCCAAAGCTGGTGTTAGCACGGATATTCCCGCAGGACAGCAAAGCTTGGGCGTGCCTGCCGGTCCGGCCAAGGTGGTCTTAGGCGAACACATGGCGATCAAAAAGTTGCCGGAGATGCGAAAGACCATCAAGCAGTTGGCCAAACGAATCGAACAACTGGAAAAGGAAGCCGAAGTGATCGTCGAACCGGTCATTCGGAAAGCCTCGTAA
- a CDS encoding LpxI family protein encodes MDSSQLPPVGLLAGWGNLPIVVAEAIQRSGRRVVCAAVKDHADPVLEELCDATVWVGLGQLGKVKRHFQKHHATEVTMAGKIHKVRIFDRGFLWNHFPDWFCFRTFAPHLWGTKDRKDDTLLLAIVDAFAASGITFYPATDYAPELLVNFGVIAGPQPSAKLLRDIQFGWEMAKELGRLDVGQSVAVKNQAVLALEAIEGTDACIQRAGTLCKAGGFTVVKVAKPQQDMRFDVPTIGVGTLQTMVDAGASTLVLEAEKTILLDEPAVLEFAKTHRLSILAVSEDRLAEFAPSSEAA; translated from the coding sequence ATGGACAGTTCGCAATTACCTCCGGTTGGACTTTTGGCCGGATGGGGAAACCTGCCGATCGTCGTGGCCGAAGCAATTCAGCGCAGTGGCCGACGTGTGGTATGCGCCGCCGTCAAAGACCATGCTGACCCTGTCTTGGAAGAACTTTGCGACGCGACCGTCTGGGTTGGGCTTGGCCAGCTTGGCAAAGTGAAACGTCACTTTCAGAAGCACCACGCGACCGAAGTGACCATGGCAGGAAAAATCCATAAGGTGCGGATCTTCGATCGTGGATTCCTGTGGAACCACTTCCCCGACTGGTTCTGCTTTCGGACATTTGCTCCGCATCTGTGGGGCACGAAAGATCGCAAGGACGATACGCTCCTACTGGCCATCGTTGATGCGTTCGCCGCCAGCGGAATTACCTTCTACCCTGCTACCGACTATGCACCGGAGTTGCTCGTGAATTTTGGCGTCATTGCAGGTCCCCAGCCCAGTGCAAAGCTACTGCGGGACATTCAGTTCGGTTGGGAAATGGCCAAGGAGCTTGGGCGTCTGGATGTTGGCCAGAGCGTTGCCGTCAAGAACCAGGCCGTGCTGGCGTTGGAAGCCATTGAAGGGACCGACGCGTGCATTCAGCGAGCCGGTACCCTGTGCAAAGCTGGCGGGTTCACGGTCGTGAAAGTGGCCAAACCACAGCAAGACATGCGATTTGATGTCCCCACGATTGGTGTAGGCACGTTGCAGACCATGGTCGATGCCGGGGCAAGCACACTGGTACTCGAAGCAGAAAAAACAATTCTCCTCGACGAGCCAGCCGTGTTAGAATTTGCAAAGACCCATCGTTTGTCGATTCTTGCCGTGAGCGAGGATCGCCTCGCCGAATTTGCTCCCTCTTCGGAAGCGGCCTAG
- a CDS encoding class I SAM-dependent methyltransferase, whose product MLRTAILAVAFLCFATQFAAAQQDVTSVDGRPIYQGREIAQTMHYNGAPWLIRESRQREEDCQKMLENLGVKPGMTICDMGCGNGFYSLKLAEMVGKEGKILAVDIQPEMLRLLKARAEEEGIENIDLILGDIDNPKLPEGKVDMILCVDVYHEFSHPVEMLTGMRQSLKPDGKVALLEFRMEDPNVPIKLLHKMSKKQAILEYEANGFQLASEFDGLPWQHMMFFEKAKQTPEE is encoded by the coding sequence ATGCTTCGTACTGCTATTCTCGCCGTTGCTTTTCTGTGCTTTGCCACCCAGTTCGCTGCCGCTCAGCAGGACGTTACGTCGGTGGATGGCCGCCCTATTTATCAAGGGCGTGAGATTGCTCAGACCATGCATTACAACGGTGCCCCCTGGTTGATTCGCGAAAGCCGTCAGCGGGAAGAAGACTGCCAGAAGATGCTCGAGAACCTGGGCGTGAAGCCAGGGATGACCATCTGCGACATGGGCTGCGGCAATGGCTTCTACAGCCTCAAGCTGGCCGAGATGGTGGGCAAAGAAGGTAAGATTCTGGCCGTCGATATTCAACCGGAAATGCTACGTCTGCTGAAAGCCCGGGCGGAAGAAGAGGGGATCGAGAACATCGATTTGATTCTCGGTGACATCGACAACCCGAAACTGCCAGAGGGCAAAGTCGATATGATCCTCTGCGTCGACGTCTATCACGAGTTCTCGCACCCGGTCGAAATGCTGACCGGAATGCGTCAATCCCTGAAACCAGACGGCAAGGTGGCACTACTCGAGTTTCGTATGGAAGACCCGAACGTCCCCATCAAGCTGCTTCACAAGATGAGTAAGAAACAGGCAATCCTTGAATACGAAGCCAACGGTTTTCAGTTGGCCAGCGAATTCGACGGGCTGCCGTGGCAGCACATGATGTTCTTTGAAAAGGCGAAACAAACGCCGGAAGAGTAA
- a CDS encoding DUF4142 domain-containing protein, producing MSTCVKLTGCVILLGALFAAPTFAQSPAAPEKQAAADVDALGSHIAIKLLLMNKEAIVLGEMAEKKAQSKAVKSFAQELVAKHEKLEKALEPLIDADHLESIESIETDIRYPRGEPGTQQERADAESIRDNKWVLEGRPKPVEPKADAPPQKLSSKENSEVEKDVDVVQYQLAAVKDHIKSVVERLDALEGTDFDTAYLDQTIRAHAWMFAELGAIKISDQPKLMQLSLQEKKMAEQHLAEARRLRDQLQHAGK from the coding sequence ATGTCGACCTGCGTGAAACTTACTGGTTGCGTGATTCTATTGGGAGCCCTATTTGCGGCCCCCACTTTCGCTCAATCACCGGCGGCTCCCGAAAAGCAAGCAGCCGCGGATGTCGATGCATTGGGTTCGCATATCGCGATTAAATTGCTTTTGATGAACAAAGAAGCGATCGTTCTAGGAGAGATGGCGGAGAAGAAAGCCCAGTCGAAGGCCGTGAAGTCATTCGCCCAGGAACTTGTCGCCAAGCATGAAAAACTAGAAAAGGCGCTCGAACCACTGATCGATGCCGACCATCTGGAATCGATCGAGTCGATCGAAACCGATATTCGCTATCCTCGCGGGGAACCGGGAACCCAACAGGAACGCGCCGATGCCGAGAGCATTCGTGATAACAAGTGGGTTTTGGAAGGCCGCCCCAAACCGGTGGAGCCGAAAGCCGATGCCCCACCCCAGAAACTGTCCAGCAAAGAGAATAGCGAAGTCGAAAAAGACGTCGATGTCGTTCAGTATCAACTGGCGGCCGTAAAAGACCACATCAAGTCGGTGGTCGAGCGGCTGGATGCGTTGGAAGGTACCGATTTCGACACGGCCTATCTCGACCAGACAATCCGTGCCCATGCCTGGATGTTTGCCGAGCTCGGAGCGATCAAGATCTCGGATCAGCCGAAGCTTATGCAGCTGAGTCTGCAAGAGAAGAAGATGGCCGAGCAACACCTGGCCGAAGCTCGGCGTCTGCGTGATCAACTTCAGCACGCCGGGAAATGA
- a CDS encoding response regulator gives MNVAVETPKILLIEDDSVFRMLIKRLLGSDYQIDEASSIESGRSLLSTERFQCVLLDYRLPDGTGFQVLPDAIARELPVVMMTAMGHEQLAIDAIKQGCQDYLIKDDLTRATLCRSLTNAMRHVQSDRQSMRHRQTLQRVIQVAATKCRQTTSAIRQACLDGATDLEAKAPFLDQLDHLMDGLTAYSRLASTSWHAEPVRLSEVLAEVLHEMKNRTADLEIEVSDQTTTTFKSDREAVQSICRGLFDFLIEDGTPEATFAVYSEIEQGQILLKFVPKTKSIEELQAQLSSRAALTADDTVCTGIEIIRLLVEQLQGTIWAETQDGQVQIRVDLPNGNQLDGLPTF, from the coding sequence ATGAACGTTGCCGTAGAAACGCCCAAGATTTTGCTCATCGAAGACGATTCGGTGTTTCGGATGCTTATCAAGCGTCTGCTGGGTAGCGACTACCAGATCGACGAGGCTTCCAGCATTGAGTCGGGCCGAAGCTTGCTGAGCACCGAGCGTTTTCAGTGCGTACTGCTCGATTATCGCCTGCCTGACGGGACTGGCTTTCAGGTGCTGCCCGATGCAATTGCACGTGAACTACCGGTGGTGATGATGACCGCCATGGGGCACGAGCAGCTCGCCATCGATGCCATTAAGCAAGGCTGTCAGGATTACCTGATCAAAGACGATTTGACACGTGCGACACTGTGCCGCAGTTTGACTAATGCCATGCGACACGTGCAATCCGATCGGCAGTCGATGCGGCACCGTCAGACGCTGCAGCGGGTGATTCAAGTGGCTGCAACGAAATGTCGTCAGACCACATCGGCCATTCGGCAAGCTTGTCTCGATGGCGCTACCGACTTGGAAGCCAAGGCTCCGTTCCTGGATCAGCTTGATCACTTGATGGACGGACTGACGGCCTATTCGCGACTGGCCTCGACCTCGTGGCACGCCGAGCCTGTTCGTTTGAGCGAGGTGCTCGCAGAAGTTCTTCACGAGATGAAGAATCGGACGGCTGATTTGGAAATTGAAGTCTCCGATCAGACCACGACTACGTTCAAGTCTGACCGAGAGGCAGTTCAGTCTATTTGTCGAGGCCTGTTCGACTTCCTTATCGAAGACGGTACGCCTGAGGCGACGTTCGCAGTTTACTCCGAGATCGAACAAGGACAGATTCTGCTCAAATTCGTGCCGAAAACGAAGAGCATCGAAGAGCTTCAGGCTCAGCTTTCGTCCCGAGCGGCCCTGACCGCAGATGACACGGTTTGCACGGGAATCGAGATTATTCGACTTCTCGTCGAACAGTTGCAGGGTACGATTTGGGCAGAGACTCAAGATGGCCAGGTTCAGATCCGCGTGGATTTACCCAACGGCAACCAGCTCGACGGATTGCCAACATTCTAA
- a CDS encoding response regulator yields the protein MISPNLRVLLVEDDDIDAEAVKRGFAKAGVACPLYRATNGIQALAMLRKKDGDFQNVPYVVLLDLKLPQMNGPEFLAAIRADEELRKSVVFVLTTSNDPKDKLTAYSHCVAGYITKSNAGVEFRNLIQLLGTYAEINEFPICA from the coding sequence ATGATATCCCCTAATCTCCGAGTATTACTGGTAGAGGACGACGACATTGATGCCGAAGCGGTGAAGCGCGGTTTCGCCAAGGCCGGGGTGGCATGTCCTTTATATCGAGCGACCAACGGTATTCAGGCACTAGCAATGCTGCGTAAGAAAGATGGCGACTTTCAGAATGTGCCGTATGTCGTGCTGCTTGACTTAAAGCTGCCGCAGATGAATGGTCCGGAATTCCTTGCGGCGATTCGGGCAGACGAAGAGCTGCGTAAGAGTGTCGTTTTTGTATTGACAACATCGAACGACCCAAAGGATAAATTAACTGCGTATTCGCATTGTGTGGCCGGTTACATTACCAAATCGAACGCAGGCGTCGAGTTTAGAAACCTGATTCAATTGCTCGGTACTTATGCCGAGATCAATGAATTTCCGATTTGTGCTTAG
- a CDS encoding sensor histidine kinase has product MLQLIGSVLSSIGLFFLHLFETDGFPARWYCGSVWHEEPGVGWLHIVSDVAIFGAYLTIPVVLAYFLFRRRDLPFPTVIALFALFIVSCGVGHLVEAIIFWEPVYRFSGLIKAVTAIVSWGTVVALFPLIPRVLDLPNLEKMNAQLEAEIAERRRAEALFRTIFFGVPNGIIMVDPLGTLKMVNHRVTQMFGYSEDEMIGKSVEMLIPKAIRDRHQALRESFFKAPRMRMMGEGRDLYATRKDGNELPVEIGLNPIQIGNEQFVLASIVDISERKRSERSLAEYTRQLEKSNEELDEFAYVASHDLRSPLQAVKNLANWIRDDNAETLSDESVRHVDLMHQRIQRMERLLDDLLQYSRVGRVEQSIGEVDVAKLLDAIIDTLPRPEKMQVQVKPGMPVLRTLRAPLDLTLSNLIQNAIKHHDRDDGIIKVSCEDAGDYIRFSVEDDGPGISPEFHERIFKMFETLRPRDDVEGSGMGLSLVQKTVETIGGTISLESQPGQGSTFSFTWPKNTPLGDQE; this is encoded by the coding sequence GTGTTGCAGCTTATTGGAAGTGTTCTGAGCAGCATTGGATTGTTTTTTCTCCATCTCTTTGAAACCGATGGATTTCCTGCGCGTTGGTATTGCGGTTCGGTATGGCACGAAGAGCCTGGGGTTGGCTGGCTGCACATCGTTTCCGATGTCGCCATATTTGGCGCGTATTTGACCATTCCGGTCGTTCTGGCGTACTTTCTGTTTCGACGACGTGACCTCCCCTTCCCAACCGTTATTGCATTGTTTGCCTTGTTCATTGTCTCTTGCGGTGTGGGTCACCTGGTCGAGGCGATTATCTTTTGGGAACCGGTCTATCGCTTTTCAGGGCTCATCAAAGCCGTTACGGCGATTGTTTCGTGGGGAACGGTTGTGGCGTTGTTTCCCCTGATTCCCCGAGTTCTCGACCTGCCCAATCTGGAAAAAATGAATGCCCAGTTGGAAGCAGAGATTGCCGAACGTCGACGGGCGGAAGCCCTGTTTCGGACGATCTTTTTCGGGGTGCCCAATGGAATCATCATGGTAGACCCTCTGGGAACCCTGAAAATGGTCAATCATCGTGTGACGCAGATGTTTGGTTACTCGGAAGACGAAATGATCGGGAAGTCGGTCGAGATGCTCATTCCGAAGGCCATTCGAGACCGCCACCAAGCGTTACGTGAATCGTTCTTTAAAGCTCCTCGCATGCGAATGATGGGGGAGGGACGTGATTTGTATGCCACGAGAAAAGATGGAAATGAATTGCCGGTCGAGATCGGGCTGAATCCCATTCAAATTGGAAATGAGCAATTCGTGCTGGCCTCGATTGTCGACATATCGGAACGCAAACGATCGGAGCGATCGCTGGCTGAGTACACCCGTCAGTTGGAGAAATCGAATGAAGAACTCGACGAATTCGCATACGTCGCTTCGCACGACTTGCGTTCACCACTGCAGGCCGTAAAAAACCTGGCCAACTGGATCCGTGACGACAATGCCGAAACGTTGTCGGACGAGTCGGTTCGCCATGTCGATCTGATGCATCAGCGTATTCAACGTATGGAGCGGCTACTGGATGACCTGTTGCAGTATTCTCGGGTGGGAAGGGTAGAACAATCGATTGGCGAAGTGGATGTAGCAAAGTTACTTGATGCGATTATTGATACGTTGCCCCGTCCCGAGAAAATGCAGGTTCAGGTTAAACCTGGAATGCCGGTCCTGCGAACTTTGCGGGCACCGCTCGACTTGACCCTAAGCAATTTGATTCAGAACGCAATTAAGCACCACGACCGTGACGATGGCATAATAAAGGTTTCGTGTGAGGATGCAGGAGATTACATCCGCTTTTCGGTTGAGGATGACGGACCGGGCATCTCTCCCGAGTTTCATGAACGTATATTTAAAATGTTTGAGACGCTCCGTCCCCGCGATGATGTCGAAGGAAGTGGCATGGGGTTATCGCTCGTCCAAAAGACGGTCGAGACGATCGGTGGAACTATCTCGCTTGAGTCGCAACCTGGCCAGGGATCGACTTTTTCATTCACGTGGCCGAAGAATACTCCGCTAGGAGATCAAGAATGA
- a CDS encoding thioredoxin family protein has product MISRIIPLFCAVFLPLTAIQAGEYNPILSIGDVVQPWENLPATNGEPHSWKDLKVKKVVVVAFTCNTCPYAVDYQDRIKTLSKKWQNDDRVALIAVNSNLIDEDSLEAMKERAKTEKFTFPYLKDEKQELGKAWGATRTPEFFVIDSDRKVVYMGAMDDNPNAAEATVNYVDKAVEATLAGKQPDVQETVAIGCNIRYKRSRR; this is encoded by the coding sequence ATGATATCTCGTATTATTCCCCTGTTTTGTGCTGTTTTTTTGCCGCTTACCGCTATTCAAGCCGGCGAGTACAACCCCATTCTCTCGATCGGAGACGTCGTCCAGCCATGGGAGAACTTACCGGCAACTAACGGGGAACCGCACAGTTGGAAGGACCTAAAAGTCAAGAAAGTGGTCGTTGTGGCTTTTACCTGCAACACATGTCCCTACGCAGTTGACTACCAGGATCGCATCAAAACTCTATCCAAGAAGTGGCAGAACGACGACCGGGTGGCCCTGATTGCTGTGAACTCGAACCTAATCGACGAAGACTCCCTGGAAGCGATGAAAGAACGAGCCAAGACCGAGAAGTTCACCTTCCCGTATCTCAAGGACGAAAAGCAGGAACTGGGCAAGGCCTGGGGAGCTACCCGCACGCCTGAGTTCTTTGTGATCGACAGCGACCGAAAAGTTGTTTACATGGGTGCCATGGATGACAACCCCAACGCCGCCGAGGCCACCGTCAATTATGTCGACAAGGCCGTCGAAGCGACTCTGGCCGGCAAGCAGCCGGACGTTCAAGAGACCGTCGCGATCGGTTGCAACATTCGTTACAAGCGATCACGACGTTAA
- a CDS encoding VOC family protein, whose amino-acid sequence MELFAVEIRTAQWQPMILWYTSALNMKSAVRSEEEGYALLAGRGWRLSVLELQEDEPRDHSAISLALEVEDIVAARERIEPFLMEPPEPIETSDEGFLQWSTTDPDGNRIKLFQFVAVD is encoded by the coding sequence ATGGAACTATTCGCGGTTGAGATACGGACAGCGCAGTGGCAGCCGATGATCTTGTGGTATACGTCGGCATTGAATATGAAGTCTGCCGTCCGTAGTGAAGAAGAAGGGTATGCCCTGTTGGCCGGACGAGGCTGGCGGCTATCGGTTTTAGAACTTCAGGAAGACGAGCCGCGCGATCATTCGGCGATCAGCCTGGCGCTGGAGGTCGAGGACATCGTGGCTGCCCGCGAGCGTATCGAGCCCTTTTTGATGGAACCGCCAGAACCGATCGAGACGAGTGACGAAGGTTTCCTGCAGTGGTCGACGACCGACCCGGATGGTAATCGGATCAAGCTGTTTCAGTTTGTGGCTGTCGACTAA